TTACTTCGCTGCAGGTGGCGGAGTTGATGGTGCACCTTACCGCGGCGCCCTGCGGAGGACTGCATTTGCCCAGGGGAGTACAGACGTTTTCGCGGGTATCGCGCTCAAAACAGAAATCATAGACTTTGGGCACTTCGATACAGATGGTTTCACACGCCTGTGACAGGGCAGTAAATTGTTCGCTCATTAAAACAGCCTCCATATATATGGTTTTGTATGTAGAATATGTTAGGTATTACAGCATTGTTACATAATTTGGTAAGCAGTTGAATAAAAGGACGAGACCTTAAGCAAACCTGTTATGTTTTAAAAAAATTTTAAAAATGGTATTGACAGGAAAAATAGATAGTAATATTATGTTACTAACATAATGATAATAACACCAATATAATATCACGAAGAGGAGGTTTGTAATGAGCAAAGTTAATTTGACCAACAAGCAGGGGTTGAATGAAGAGCAGTTTTTGTCCAGCTATGATGTAAGCCAGTACGAGCGCCCTTCCTTAAGCGTCGATATGCTGGTGTTCACCATACGGGACGAAGAAAAGTCCAATTACCGCAAGCTGCCTGAAAAGGCCCTGCAGATTTTGCTGATTAGAAGGGCAGACCACCCCTACATAGGTCAATGGGCGCTTCCGGGAGGCTTTGTGAAAGCGGACGAAGACCTGGAGGAAGCTGTGCGGCGCGAGTTGAAAGGAGAAACCGGCGTTGACAATATTTACATGGAGCAGCTCTATACCTGGGGAGAAGTGAACAGAGATCCGCGCACCCGGGTGGTCAGTGTTTCATATATGTCCCTGGTGGACAGCTCCAAGCTGGAACTTCAGGCCAGCGATGATGCTGCTGAAGTCAGGTGGTTTACCGTACATTGCAAGCTGTTCCAGGAGAAAAAGAGCCATAGCGAACGGGGATATATTCTGGAACAATGGTTCGAGCTCACTCTTAACCACGAAGATGAAAACCTGACTGCTATTGTGAAGATCATAAAGAGGGTGGAAGGAAGAGTTTCAAAAATAGAAAGATCGGTAGTGGAGTCTCAGGGCATTGCCTTTGACCACGCCAAAATAATTCATTATGGTATTGAACGGCTGCGCAACAAGATTGAGTACACTGACATTGCCTTTAACCTGATGCCCGAGTTGTTTACGCTAACCGAACTGCAGCAGGTTTATGAGATCATCCTGGACAGTGAAATGTTGAAAGCCAATTTCCGGAGGAAGATCGCCGGTCAGGTGCTGGAAACCAACCAGTATACCAAGGACGCGGGCCACCGGCCCTCCAAGTTGTTCCGCTTTAATCCCGAACGAGTCTAAGGATGCATTTATAAGTATAATCCATTTTCAAAAATGAGAGGAGTGTTAGCGATGTTGGGTTTGCGTTTTATCAAGTTTCAACCGGCCGAATATGTGTTGAAGTACCGGAATGGCAGGATTGTTAAGGAAGGAGCCGGACTGTCTTTTTACTACTATGCGCCGGCTACCTCACTGGTCGTGGTCCCTGTCGGCAGCGTTGACGCGCCCTTTATCTTCGAGGAGTTGACATCGGATTTTCAGACGGTGATAGTTCAGGGGCAAGTGACTTTCAGGATTGTGGATTATAAAAAGATAGCCGGGCTGCTCAACTATACCCTGAATGCCACGGGAAAAGGCTATGTATCCGAAGATCCCCAAAAACTTCCCCAAAGAATTATCAATATCGTTAAGGTTTTAGGCAAGAAAAACCTGGAAAGCCTGCCTCTGGTGGCAGCGGTAAAATCCAGTGAAATGCTTGCCCACAACGTTCTGGCCGAGTTGAAAGAAAATGAGGAGACTCAATTGCTGGGGATCGAAATCCTGGGGCTGTCCATCCTGGCGGTCCAACCCAACAAGGAAACCGCCCGGGCGTTAGAGGCCGAGGTCCGGGAGCAGATTCTCAAGAAGGCGGATGATGCCTTGTATGAAAGGCGCAATGCTTCTATTGAACAGGAAAGACGGATCAAGGAAAACGAGTTTAATACTGAAATAGCCGTGGAAAACAAGAAAAGACAGGTACGGGAGACCCAGTTGGAGGCGGAAAGGGCCGTACAGATAAAGCAGAACCAGCTAAAAGAAGAGCAGATGGCTTCTGATATCTCCCTGGAGGAAAAGAAGAAAGACCTGATCGAAATTGCGGTGGAAAACAGCAAAGCGGAAGCCGATGCCAAAGCCTATGAACTTTCAGCGGTGATGAAAGCTCTGGAAGAGATTAAGCCCCAGGTGATACAATCCCTGGCCAGCATGGGCATGAATCCCGGACAGTTGATAGCCATGGCTTTCCAGGGGTTGGCGGAAAAAGCTGAAAAAATCGGGCAGCTGAATATTACCCCCGATCTGATGCAGGAAATTATGAAAGGCTCATACGCTTATGAACAGGCTTAGCGAGAATAAGATTATTCTGGTAAAAAGGAAAAGCCGCCTGGAGGAATTGATTGCCCGTTACAATACCATGGAGCAGGCCAGGTTCTATATCGAGCACATGGGTGCTGATTTCAGCGATTATGTTCTTGAAGACGAGACTTATAAACAAGCGATTCTCCAGGCTTGCAGCACCCTGGGGTCCCTGGGCCGGGTGCAGATG
This DNA window, taken from Dehalobacter sp., encodes the following:
- a CDS encoding NUDIX hydrolase, producing MSKVNLTNKQGLNEEQFLSSYDVSQYERPSLSVDMLVFTIRDEEKSNYRKLPEKALQILLIRRADHPYIGQWALPGGFVKADEDLEEAVRRELKGETGVDNIYMEQLYTWGEVNRDPRTRVVSVSYMSLVDSSKLELQASDDAAEVRWFTVHCKLFQEKKSHSERGYILEQWFELTLNHEDENLTAIVKIIKRVEGRVSKIERSVVESQGIAFDHAKIIHYGIERLRNKIEYTDIAFNLMPELFTLTELQQVYEIILDSEMLKANFRRKIAGQVLETNQYTKDAGHRPSKLFRFNPERV
- a CDS encoding SPFH domain-containing protein, which translates into the protein MLGLRFIKFQPAEYVLKYRNGRIVKEGAGLSFYYYAPATSLVVVPVGSVDAPFIFEELTSDFQTVIVQGQVTFRIVDYKKIAGLLNYTLNATGKGYVSEDPQKLPQRIINIVKVLGKKNLESLPLVAAVKSSEMLAHNVLAELKENEETQLLGIEILGLSILAVQPNKETARALEAEVREQILKKADDALYERRNASIEQERRIKENEFNTEIAVENKKRQVRETQLEAERAVQIKQNQLKEEQMASDISLEEKKKDLIEIAVENSKAEADAKAYELSAVMKALEEIKPQVIQSLASMGMNPGQLIAMAFQGLAEKAEKIGQLNITPDLMQEIMKGSYAYEQA